A region from the Acyrthosiphon pisum isolate AL4f chromosome A1, pea_aphid_22Mar2018_4r6ur, whole genome shotgun sequence genome encodes:
- the LOC100168070 gene encoding transcription initiation factor TFIID subunit 5, protein MEEDNKPDIKPVIDEAQKEPDDKKTSLCVALKILKKYNLNSTAETLKKEANLTDSAYNTSEHDVNNALNIFKSQGDPSVYENAYITLSKFVETSLDIYKHELGCVLYPVFVHMYLDLVCNRYEAEALKFMKKFGPGQESYYQADIQNLAIITKKEELEDNALISNYKSNEFVVRMSRDTLSLLKRHLKEKKQTVLLDIVQENLFFDVYEGIARNKQQIDAVAGGMIGEGTRQDNKSRVYYGLLKEPDLQTAAATVNLDEDEEETQESEKPKKKKSKSNPLLSKKTKIDPNAPPLDRMPLPQLREIDKKIKVQAVLDSAKRVALNHETLPSICCYTLLNCSNAVNCATISDDATMLAVGMANSRVRVWSLVPQKLRAMKTADQLLDIDLESDDVMHRILDDRSAETTRTLLGHYGPVYQVSFSPDKTLLLSCSEDCTIRLWSLLLWSCVVAYKGSYHPVFDVKFSLHGYYFATSSRDRTARLWATDNYQSLRLFSGHFSDVDCCQFHPNSNYIATGSSDRTVRLWDCVTGEQVRLMTGHKGEILTLCFSNEGRVLASAGNDCNVLLWDIAHGHLVAMLTGHKGPIYTITFSRDSTILATGSHDCKIMLWDYSKLLEDLSLDDMNVHNPTVMNNSPKYLLRAFGTKNSPVIHLFFSRRNIMFCVCSFNSPQSN, encoded by the exons ATGGAAGAAGATAATAAACCAGATATCAAACCAGTGATCGATGAAGCCCAAAAAGAACCGGACGATAAAAAGACTAGTTTGTGTGTTGcattaaaaattctcaaaaagtATAACTTAAATTCTACTGCTGAAACTTTGAAAAAAGAAGCAAATTTGACAGATTCTGCATATAATACTTCAGAACACGATGTCaataatgcattaaatatatttaaatctcaAGGAGATCCGTCAGTGTATGAGAATGCTTATATTACTCTATCAAAATTTGTCGAAACATCATTAGATATATACAAACATGAGTTGGGCTGTGTTTTATACCCAGTATTTGTACACATGTATTTGGACCTTGTTTGTAATCGTTATGAAGCTGAAGCTTTAAAGTTTATGAAAAAGTTTGGACCCGGACAAGAATCTTACTATCAAGCTGACATTCAAAACTTggcaataattacaaaaaaagaagaATTAGAGGATAATGCATTGATAAGTAATTACAAATCAAACGAATTTGTTGTTCGAATGTCCAGGGATACACTGTCTCTTTTAAAACGgcatttgaaagaaaaaaaacaaactgtCTTACTAGATATTGTTCAAGAAAATTTGTTCTTTGATGTATATGAAGGAATAGCTAGAAACAAACAACAAATTGATGCGGTGGCAGGAGGTATGATCGGAGAAGGAACTCGACAAGACAATAAATCCAGAGTGTATTATGGATTATTGAAAGAACCAGATTTGCAAACTGCAGCAGCAACAGTTAACTTAGATGAAGATGAAGAAGAAACTCAAGAGagtgaaaaaccaaaaaaaaagaaatcaaagTCTAATCCTTTACtatctaaaaaaactaaaattgatcCTAATGCTCCGCCATTAGATAGAATGCCACTTCCACAATTGAGAgag attgataaaaaaattaaggttcAAGCAGTTTTAGATTCTGCTAAGCGAGTGGCATTAAACCATGAAACATTACCTTCTATAtgttgttatacattattaaattgttcCAATGCTGTGAATTGTGCAACAATTAGTGATGATGCAACAATGTTGGCTGTAGGAATGGCTAATAGTCGAGTACGTGTGTGGAGCCTAGTACCTCAAAAACTACGTGCCATGAAAACGGCTGATCAACTGTTGGATATAGATCTGGAATCTGACGATGTAATGCATAGGATACTTGATGATAGGTCAGCTGAAACCACTCGTACATTGCTTGGGCATTACGGCCCTGTATATCAAGTGTCATTTAGTCctgataaaacattattgttgtCATGTTCAGAAGATTGTACTATTAGACTTTGGAGTTTACTATTATGGTCATGTGTAGTTGCATACAAAGGAAGTTATCATCCTGTATTTGATGTCAAGTTCAGTTTACATGGTTATTATTTTGCAACTTCTAGTAGAGACCGCACAGCGAGACTATGGGCAACAGATAATTATCAGTCATTAAGGTTGTTCAGTGGTCATTTTTCAGATGTAGATTGTTGTCAGTTTCACcctaattcaaattatatagcAACTGGGTCAAGTGACAGAACTGTACGTTTATGGGACTGTGTTACCGGAGAACAAGTACGGTTAATGACTGGCCATAAAGGAGAAATTTTGACgttgtgtttttcaaacgagGGACGAGTCTTAGCATCAGCTGGCAATGATTGCAATGTACTTCTATGGGACATTGCACATGGACATTTAGTTGCTATGCTTACTGGACATAAAGGACCTATTTATACAATTACCTTTAGTAGAGACAGTACTATTTTAGCAACTGGCTCTCATGATTGTAAAATAATGCTCTGGGATTATTCAAAACTTTTAGAAGATCTCTCGTTGGATGATATGAATGTGCATAACCCAACTGTTATGAATAATAGTCCCAAGTACCTACTTCGAGCATTTGGTACAAAGAACTCACCCGTTATACATCTGTTTTTTTCAAGgcgaaatattatgttttgtgttTGTTCGTTCAATTCTCCTCAATCAAATTAA
- the LOC100169514 gene encoding protein tilB — FPVTIELIRKRSEHNEGEIGTLEEISLHQEDITKIENLQNWCKDLKILLLQSNLIFKIENLNKLKKLEYLNLALNCIEKIENLDRCESLNKLDLTMNFIGKLDSIGSLRYNTHLRTLYLTGNPCTDFDGYREYVIGTLPQIDVLDGIEVTSFDKLVAKQQLSNVTRKIIAQQKTYENFRIEQKKTSKSINITEETLETYEKNYEETDEDFWNQPSENTPECRVEMAFHSRRAQRKQDEEKKTPKQEKWTPKLFAEDGRPYNLNQAKVPYKLENEDNRYVLTVHVYKFMDTSELDLDVQPTYVRVTVRKKILQLALDEEVRVDESNAKRLIGSKLLEITMPKVKQIICPVKTQSAKDNDFRNENKSKLTDEVFNSQKPVEFWNITNSSTSMKIVGNEKLKDFVDNSEVPPLE; from the exons tttcCAGTTACAATTGAACTTATAAGAAAACGTTCTGAACACAACGAAGGTGAGATCGGCACTTTAGAAGAAATATCTTTACACCAGGAAGATAttactaaaatagaaaatttacaaaattggtgtaaagatttaaaaatattacttttgcaatcaaatttaatatttaaaatag aaaatttgaacaaattaaagaaattagaatatttaaactTGGCATtgaattgtattgaaaaaatagaaaacttggACCGATGTGAATCTTTAAACAAATTAGATTTGACCATGAATTTTATAGGAAAACTTGATAGTATTGGATCGTTAAGATACAACACACATTTACGAACATT gtATCTCACTGGAAATCCTTGTACAGATTTTGATGGATACCGCGAGTATGTTATTGGAACTTTACCACAAATTGACGTACTCGACGGAATTGAAGTGACTTCATTTGATAAATTAGTCGCCAAACAGCAGTTATCAAATGTTACACGCAAAATTATTGCCCAACAAAAAACCTATGAaa ATTTCAGAATAGAACAAAAAAAGACATCAAAATCTATAAACATTACTGAGGAAACTTTAGAAACGTACGAAAAGAATTATGAAGAAACAGACGAaga TTTTTGGAATCAACCTAGTGAAAACACTCCGGAGTGTCGCGTTGAGATGGCGTTTCATAGCAGACGAGCTCAGCGAAAGCAAGATGAAGAGAAAAAAACGCCCAAACAAGAAAAGTGGACTCCAAAATTGTTCGCCGAAGACGGCCGTccgtataatttaaatcaagCTAAAGTTCCGTATAAATTGGAGAATGAAGACAACAGATACGTGCTCACCGTTCATGTGTATAA GTTCATGGACACTAGCGAATTGGACTTGGATGTTCAACCAACGTACGTGAGGGTCACGGTTCGAAAAAAGATATTACAATTAGCGTTGGACGAAGAAGTAAGAGTGGACGAATCCAATGCGAAACGGTTGATTGGTTCAAAACTATTGGAAATAACTATGCCTAAA GTTAAACAAATAATCTGTCCGGTTAAAACACAAAGCGCCAAGGACAATGATTTTCGCAATGAAAA TAAATCTAAATTAACGGATGAAGTATTTAATAGCCAAAAGCCAGTGGAATTTTGGAATATAACCAATTCATCAACAAGCATGAAGATAGTGGGAAACGAAAAACTTAAAGATTTCGTAGACAATTCAGAAGTACCGCCTTTAGAATAA